From the genome of Methylocystis heyeri:
ATTCAGCTGGCCGTCGTTTCGCGTTCAGTTCCCGCGCCTCGCGCAAAAAGGCGTCGAAATCCCATTCGACGACGCGTCCCGCTTCCGCATCGTCGATCCCCTCCTGCACCAGCGCCTTGAGGAGGCGGAATTTCTCGCCCTGCTCATAGAGATAGGCGACGGCCGCCTCCTGCATTTCAGGCGGTAGCAGTTCGAGAGCCTCGGCGGCGCGTTTGGCGATGTCGGTCATGGGGCGAATATAGCATGAGCGCGCGGATTTTCCGAGCGGCGCATCTTCAGCGTCACTCCTCCCCATCCCCAAACAGCCCGAACTGCGCGGGCCCGCGTTGCGGCTCGGCTAATCCCAGATGGCGGAAAGCGTGGGGCGTCAGCAGTCGCCCGCGCGGCGTCCGCTGCAAAAAACCCTGTTGCAGCAGATAGGGCTCGATGATGTCCTCGATGGCGTCGCGCGGCTCGGAAAGGGCGGCGGCGATGGTTTCGATCCCGACCGGGCCGCCGCCGAAATTGAGCGCCACCATGTCGAGATAGCGCCGGTCCATGACGTCGAGCCCGATACTGTCCACTTCCAGCAGGGTCAGCGTGCGGTCGGCGAGCTCCCTTGTGACCTGTTCCGCGCCTTCGACAATGGCGAAGTCGCGCACCCGGCGCAGCAGGCGGCCGGCGATGCGGGGCGTTCCGCGCGAGCGGCGTGCGATTTCGCGCGCGCCCCCATCGGTCATGCCGAGGCCGAGCACCCGCGCGCCCCGCCGCACGATCAGCTCCAGCTCCTCCACGGTGTAGAAATTGAGCCGCACCGGAATGCCGAAACGATCGCGTAGAGGCGTAGTGAGGAGGCCGGCCCTGGTGGTGGCGCCGACGAGGGTGAATTTCGCGAGGTCGATCTTCACCGAGCGCGCCGCCGGCCCTTCTCCGATGATGAGGTCGAGCTGGAAATCCTCCATGGCGGGGTAAAGGATTTCCTCCACCGCCGGATTGAGACGGTGGATTTCGTCGATGAACAATACGTCGCGGGGCTCGAGATTGGTGAGCTGTGCGGCGAGGTCGCCCGCCTTGGCGATCACCGGCCCGGAGGTGGAGCGGAAATTGACGCCGAGCTCCCGCGCCATGATCTGGGCCAGCGTGGTCTTGCCGAGGCCGGGCGGCCCGACGAACAGCACATGGTCGAGCGCGTCGCCGCGGGTCTTGGCCGCCTCGATGAACACCTTGAGATTGGCGCGCGCCGCCTCCTGGCCGGTGAAATCGGCGAGCGTCAGCGGCCGGATCGAGGCGTCGGTGTCGTCGTCGCGTTTTTGCGGGGTCACGAGGCTGCGGGGCGCGGCGGCCAATATTTTTGCTCCAGGAGGTTGCGCGCGAGGCGCGCCGGAGAACAAGCCGTGAATCGCTTGTCTCGGGCGAGGAGTATATGTCCTTCGGCGAATGGGAGGAACCTTCGCCGGGTGCTCGCCTAATATCCGTCCCGGCGGCGCTGTGGCCTTGTAAAAAAGCCCGGTTGCAGCCAAACATGGCTTCGAAGGGGGCGAAGGATTTTCAAGGCGCCCGTCGAAATTATAGCGAGGAGATAGCCGAATGCGTAACCGGGCGCTCATGCGGAATGCCGGACTCGCTCTGTCATCGGCCCTGGTTTTTCTCGGCGCTTCGGCGGATGCGGCGCCGCGGCCACAAAGGCCGAACATATTGCTGATCCTCGCCGACGACATGGGCTATTCCGATGTCGGCGCCTATGGCGGAGAGATCTACACCCCGAGCATAGACCGTCTCGCGGCGCAGGGCATTCGCTTCACCAATTTCCACACATCGGCCTATTGCGCGCCGACGCGCAGCATGCTGATGACCGGCGCCGATAATCACCGTGTCGGCCTCGGCAATATGTCGGAGCTCCTCTCCGACAATCAGATCGGCAAGCCCGGCTATGAGGGCGCGCTGAACGGCCGGGCGCCCACGGTCGCTACGACTTTGCGCAAGGCCGGCTATCACACCTACATGGCCGGCAAGTGGCATTTGGGAAAAACAAGGGAAACGCTTCCGGCGTCGCAGGGGTTTGAAGAATCGGTCGTGCTGGCCGAGGGCGGCGCCGATAATTTCGAGAAGAAATCCTACACGCCGGGTTACGCCACTGTGCATTTCTATGAGGGCGTCAACGAAATCGAGCTGCCCGACGACTTCTACTCGACCAAGTTCTACACAGACAAACTGCTCTCTTATATCGACAAGAACTCGGACGATAAGAAGCCCTTCTTCGGTTATCTTTCGTTCCAGGCCGTGCATCAGCCGCATCAGGCGCCCGAGAACTTCATTCATCGTTACGATCACGAATATGATTCGGGGTGGTCCGCGATCCGCGACATGCGCTACCAGCGGCAGACGGAACTGGGGATCATGCCGGGCGGCCTGAGCGTCAGCGCTGCGGGCGGGCCCGATTGGGCCGCTCTGTCGCCGGAGCAGAAGAAGGTCTCCTCCAAGCGGATGGCGGTCTATGCCGGCATGGTCGAATATATGGACATGAGCATCGGCAGAGTCGTTGCGCACCTTAAAGAAAAAGGGTTGCTCGACAATACCGTGGTGTTGTTCCTCAGCGACAATGGCGGCGAGAGCGCCGAGCTGCAGAAGTTCTTCCCGGCCTATTATGAAAAGAACTTCGACCTTTCTTACGATCATATCGGCCAGAAGGGGTCTTATTCCGAATATGGGCCGGGTTGGGCCGGGGCGGCCAATACGCCGTTCCCCAATTACAAGGGCTCCGCCTCCGAAGGCGGCATTCGCGCGCCTCTGATTATCCGTTATCCCAAACGCATCGGGATCGACCAGACCACAGACAAGCTCGCGTCCGTCGTCGATGTGGTCCCGACCATTCTCGACTACGCCGGCGTTCGGTCGGCGCGCGGCGAACAGGCGAATCTCGCAGGCGTGACCATGGCGCCCTTGGCCGCCGGAAAGTCGACAAAACTCCATGACGACGGAATCGTCGCTCAGGAGGTGGCGGGCGGCTCTGCTGTCTTCCAGGGCGACTACAAGCTCGTGCGCAACGCCCCGCCTTTCGGGGACTTCAAATGGCGGCTTTACAACATCAAGCTCGACCCCACCGAGTCCAAGGATGTTTCCGCCGATAATCCCAAGGTTTTCGAGGCGCTGCAGAGCGCTTACGCCGATTATGTCCGCAGGAACGACATCGTGGAAGTGCCGCCGGATTACACGATCGACGGCGCTCTCAAGAAGAACATGGCCCGCAAAAAGTAACGGCGATCCGCGCGCCTTCGACGTCTCGCGCGCATCTTGCGCGCGGGCGGGCGAAGCGGCATTCGAGACGCAGTAGGCGCTTGCGCGCCGCTGTGCAATTGGCCATTGCTAGGCGCCATGATCGAGGTCTACTTCTACCATCTCACCCGCCGCACTTTGGAGCAGGCGCTGCCCGTGCTGCTGGAAAAATCGCTCGAGCGGGAGTGGCGGGTCGCGGTTCAGGCCGGCGACGAAAAGCGCCTCAAGAAGCTCGATGATTTTCTGTGGTCCTACGACCCGGAAAAATTCCTCCCCCACGGGACCAAGGCCGACGGCGCGCCGGAGACGCAGCCGATCTATCTGACCGTCGACAACGACAATCCCAACGAGGCGGATGTGCGGTTCTTCGTCCTCGGCGCCCTGGCGGCGCCGGCGATCCTGGAGCCGGGGACAACTCCCAGGACGCGCGCCGTGCTGATGTTCGACGGCAATGACGCGGGCGAGCTTCAGGCCGCTCGCGAGGAATGGCGCAAGCTTCGCGATGCGGGCTGCGAGGTCGTTTACAATCAGGAAGACGAGGCGGGCCGATGGCAGGAGAAAAAGCGGGAGAAAAAGACGTGAGCGACGCCGATTTCGCAACGCGCCGGGCGAAGGCGCGGGAGCGGCTCAACGCCCTCGACCCCCATATGACGCCGGGAGGCGTCGAGGCCGATCCTAAGCGGCGCGACTGGTTCGAGGCGGTCTACGCCCTCAGCGAAGGCGATCCCGCCAAGGTGCCCTGGGCGAATCTCGCGCCTCATCCGCTTCTGGCTCAGTGGCTCGAACAGCAAGGATCGCTGCAAGGCCGGCGCGCCCTGGACGTCGGCTGCGGGCTCGGCGACAACGCCGCGGCGCTGGCGCAGGCGGGCGCTCGGGTCACAGGCTTCGACCTCGTGGCCGGTGCGGTGGAATGGGCGCGAAGCCGCTTTCCGGAGAGCGGGATCGCGTTTTGCGCCGCCGATCTTTTCGACCTGCCGCCCGAGTGGAGCGGCGCCTTCGATCTGGTGCACGAGTGCTATACGCTTCAGGCCCTTCCCGAAGCTCTGCTGCCGCGGGCGGCGCGGGCGCTGGCGGGTCTCGTCGCGCCGGGCGGGCGGCTTCTGGTCATCGCCCGGGCGAGGGACGAGGGACAGGAGATCGTGGGGCCGCCCTGGCCGCTGACGCGAAAACAGATCGAAGCCGTTGCGGTGGACGGATTGACGCTCACGACGCTCGACGATTTGCCGACCCCCCAAGGGGCGCGACATTGGCGAGCGGTTTTCGAGAAGGCGTAGGAATCGTGATCCGCAGCGCGAAAGTCGTCCATGAGGCATAAATTCGGCGTCGCCGAAAGGGATGCGCTGCTCGGGGTCAAAGGAGTTGGCCCGAAGGTCGTCGAGCGATTTGAACAACTTGGAATCCATACGCTTGAAAAGCTAGCGACGCAGGACGCGCAAGCGATCTGCGAGCAGGCGGCATCGCTCGTCGGCGCGACGTGCTGGAGGAACAGCCCCCAAGCACGCAGCGCCGTCGCTGCGGCTATCGCCGCAGCACAGGCGAGAGCGTTTCCAGCCGAAGTGGACGCCGGTTCGGCGTAGGAAACGCGTGAAAACAAAAACTTAGAGCGTTTCCAGCCGAAGTGGACGCCGGTTCGGCGTAGGAAGCGCGTTAAAACAAAAACTTAGAGTATTTGCAAAAACTGAGAACGCCGAGCGCTACCCGATATGCGGCAGCTCGTGTCGCAGCCGCGCTTCGAAAATAATCGATGTTTCGACTCGCGTAACGCAGGACCGGCTGGTGAAATGATCCAGCGCCAGGTTCTTCAGATGCGCGGTGTCTCGCGCCAGCACATGCACGACGACGTCATGCCGTCCCGATATCAGAAATGCGGAGCGAACCTCGGGGATGCTTACGGCCTCCTCCAAAAAGCTGTCGACTGTCTGGCGCTCATGCTTCCCCAGTTCGATGAAAAGCAGAGCTTCGAGCCCGATGCCGAGCCTCTTGGGATCAACCTGAGCGTGGGCTGATAGCAACACGCCTTCGTCCCAGAGGCGCTTCACCCGTTCATGACAGCTCGAAGGCGCCAGGCCGACCGCCGCCGCCAGCTCCTTGTTTTGCATTCGGAAGTTATTCTGCAAAAGAGCGATTAAGGCGAAGTCTGTCCGATCGAGGGGCATTGCGGGGCCATTTTCTCCGTAAACTGTTCGCTTTCGGCGAAGCCTGATGTTGATATCCTAATGCCAGCTCAGACGCCGCGCCAGAGCATGTTCAGGCGGGCGCCGGTAGGAGAAAAACAGTGGCGGAACTCGACGAAAAGAAATTAGAGGCGCTGGCCGGCAAAGTGGTGGTGGACGTCGCCGGGGCGATGGGCGTTCTGATGGCCTATATCGGAGATCAGGCCGGCGTTTATCGGGCGCTCGACGAGATCGGTCCGGCGACGGTCGCGCAACTTGCGCACAAGACTGGGCTCAATCCAAAATATCTCCATGAATGGCTCGGCTCGAACGCCGCTGCCGGGTATGTCGCTTACGACGCCGAGACCGAGTGTTTTTCCCTTACGCCGGAACAGGCGCATATTTTCACGCGTGAAGGCCAGCCCGCCTGCATGCAGGGCTTCTTTCAGGCCGTGGTCTCTCAATTCGAAACCCATGAAAAGGCTGTCGAGACCTTCAGATCGGGCCGGGGCCGACCGTGGGGCGAGCAC
Proteins encoded in this window:
- a CDS encoding Lrp/AsnC family transcriptional regulator encodes the protein MPLDRTDFALIALLQNNFRMQNKELAAAVGLAPSSCHERVKRLWDEGVLLSAHAQVDPKRLGIGLEALLFIELGKHERQTVDSFLEEAVSIPEVRSAFLISGRHDVVVHVLARDTAHLKNLALDHFTSRSCVTRVETSIIFEARLRHELPHIG
- a CDS encoding DNA polymerase III subunit chi, whose product is MIEVYFYHLTRRTLEQALPVLLEKSLEREWRVAVQAGDEKRLKKLDDFLWSYDPEKFLPHGTKADGAPETQPIYLTVDNDNPNEADVRFFVLGALAAPAILEPGTTPRTRAVLMFDGNDAGELQAAREEWRKLRDAGCEVVYNQEDEAGRWQEKKREKKT
- the ruvB gene encoding Holliday junction branch migration DNA helicase RuvB; amino-acid sequence: MAAAPRSLVTPQKRDDDTDASIRPLTLADFTGQEAARANLKVFIEAAKTRGDALDHVLFVGPPGLGKTTLAQIMARELGVNFRSTSGPVIAKAGDLAAQLTNLEPRDVLFIDEIHRLNPAVEEILYPAMEDFQLDLIIGEGPAARSVKIDLAKFTLVGATTRAGLLTTPLRDRFGIPVRLNFYTVEELELIVRRGARVLGLGMTDGGAREIARRSRGTPRIAGRLLRRVRDFAIVEGAEQVTRELADRTLTLLEVDSIGLDVMDRRYLDMVALNFGGGPVGIETIAAALSEPRDAIEDIIEPYLLQQGFLQRTPRGRLLTPHAFRHLGLAEPQRGPAQFGLFGDGEE
- a CDS encoding helix-hairpin-helix domain-containing protein, which produces MRHKFGVAERDALLGVKGVGPKVVERFEQLGIHTLEKLATQDAQAICEQAASLVGATCWRNSPQARSAVAAAIAAAQARAFPAEVDAGSA
- a CDS encoding class I SAM-dependent methyltransferase; the protein is MSDADFATRRAKARERLNALDPHMTPGGVEADPKRRDWFEAVYALSEGDPAKVPWANLAPHPLLAQWLEQQGSLQGRRALDVGCGLGDNAAALAQAGARVTGFDLVAGAVEWARSRFPESGIAFCAADLFDLPPEWSGAFDLVHECYTLQALPEALLPRAARALAGLVAPGGRLLVIARARDEGQEIVGPPWPLTRKQIEAVAVDGLTLTTLDDLPTPQGARHWRAVFEKA
- a CDS encoding arylsulfatase; the encoded protein is MRNRALMRNAGLALSSALVFLGASADAAPRPQRPNILLILADDMGYSDVGAYGGEIYTPSIDRLAAQGIRFTNFHTSAYCAPTRSMLMTGADNHRVGLGNMSELLSDNQIGKPGYEGALNGRAPTVATTLRKAGYHTYMAGKWHLGKTRETLPASQGFEESVVLAEGGADNFEKKSYTPGYATVHFYEGVNEIELPDDFYSTKFYTDKLLSYIDKNSDDKKPFFGYLSFQAVHQPHQAPENFIHRYDHEYDSGWSAIRDMRYQRQTELGIMPGGLSVSAAGGPDWAALSPEQKKVSSKRMAVYAGMVEYMDMSIGRVVAHLKEKGLLDNTVVLFLSDNGGESAELQKFFPAYYEKNFDLSYDHIGQKGSYSEYGPGWAGAANTPFPNYKGSASEGGIRAPLIIRYPKRIGIDQTTDKLASVVDVVPTILDYAGVRSARGEQANLAGVTMAPLAAGKSTKLHDDGIVAQEVAGGSAVFQGDYKLVRNAPPFGDFKWRLYNIKLDPTESKDVSADNPKVFEALQSAYADYVRRNDIVEVPPDYTIDGALKKNMARKK